One Ricinus communis isolate WT05 ecotype wild-type chromosome 2, ASM1957865v1, whole genome shotgun sequence DNA segment encodes these proteins:
- the LOC8288959 gene encoding dihydroflavonol 4-reductase, translated as MGSEVQTVCVTGASGFIGSWLVMRLLERGFMVRATVRDADNMKKVKHLLELPNAKTHMTLWKADLAQEGSFDDAIRGCSGVFHVATPMDFEPKDPENEVIRPTVNGVLDIMKACAKAKTVRRIVFTSSAGTVDVEEHRKEMYDEHCWSDLDFILTKKMTGWVYFVSKSLAEKAAWKFAEKNNLDFISIIPTLVVGPFLGSFFPPSLITALAPITGNEAHYSIIKQGHFVHLDDLCNAHIFLFEHPKAEGRYICSSHDATIHEVAKLLREKYPEYNIPSKINGVEEDIKNFIFSSKKLTDMGFQFKYSLEDMLVGGVESCRAKGVLPVPNVKELADGGKQNGCDYSCI; from the exons ATGGGATCGGAAGTACAAACCGTTTGTGTCACGGGTGCTTCTGGCTTCATCGGGTCATGGCTTGTAATGAGACTTCTTGAGCGTGGTTTTATGGTTCGAGCCACCGTGCGCGACGCtg ATAATATGAAGAAAGTGAAGCATTTGTTAGAATTGCCAAATGCTAAGACCCACATGACCTTATGGAAAGCTGACCTTGCCCAAGAAGGAAGTTTTGATGATGCAATTCGAGGGTGCAGTGGTGTTTTCCATGTGGCTACCCCCATGGATTTTGAACCCAAGGATCCTGAG AATGAAGTGATAAGACCAACGGTCAATGGTGTATTAGACATAATGAAGGCATGTGCCAAGGCAAAAACTGTACGAAGAATAGTATTTACATCTTCTGCGGGAACTGTAGACGTTGAGGAACACAGGAAAGAAATGTACGATGAGCACTGCTGGAGTGATCTTGATTTCATTCTGACAAAAAAGATGACTGGATGG GTATATTTCGTCTCCAAGTCTCTGGCAGAGAAGGCCGCCTGGAAGTTTGCTGAAAAGAATAATCTTGATTTTATTAGCATCATCCCTACTCTAGTTGTTGGTCCATTTCTCGGATCATTTTTTCCACCTAGCCTTATTACTGCACTTGCCCCGATTACCG GAAATGAAGCTCATTATTCGATTATAAAGCAAGGGCATTTTGTGCATTTAGATGATCTCTGCAATGCTCACATATTTCTGTTTGAGCATCCAAAAGCTGAGGGCCGTTACATTTGCTCCTCGCATGATGCCACCATTCATGAGGTCGCAAAATTGCTTAGAGAAAAATATCCGGAGTACAATATTCCTTCAAA GATAAATGGAGTTGAAGAGGATATTAAGAACTTCATCTTCTCATCCAAAAAGCTTACGGACATGGGTTTCCAGTTCAAGTATAGCTTGGAAGATATGTTGGTAGGAGGTGTGGAATCATGTAGAGCAAAGGGAGTGCTTCCTGTCCCCAATGTAAAAGAATTAGCCGATGGAGGCAAACAAAATGGATGTGACTATTCCTGCATCTAA
- the LOC8288958 gene encoding ornithine transcarbamylase, chloroplastic, which translates to MAAISCHCAVPSNKLSLSSSFSSSAFTSNLLSRHARLSTVTASSQAIIRGRISCQTSSATSSPSSSVNGKAKTELKDFVHISDFDKATIMKILDRAAEVKALLKSGDRSFLPFKGKTMAMIFAKPSMRTRVSFETGFFLLGGHAIYLGPDDIQMGKREETCDVARVLSRYNDMIMARVFSHQDILDLAKYATVPVVNGLTDYNHPCQIMADALTIIEHIGQLEGTKVVYVGDGNNIVHSWLLLASVIPFHFICVCPKGFEPDAETVKKAQEAGISKIEITNDPKEAVRGADVVYSDVWASMGQKEEAAHRRKAFQGFQVDEDLMKLAGPKAYFMHCLPAERGVEVTDGVIEAPNSIVFPQAENRMHAQNAIMLHVLGL; encoded by the exons atggCGGCGATCTCGTGTCACTGTGCAGTTCCATCAAAcaaactctctctctcctcttcCTTCTCTTCCTCTGCTTTTACCAGTAATCTTCTCTCGCGTCATGCTCGGTTATCTACTGTAACGGCGTCGTCTCAGGCGATTATTCGTGGAAGAATCTCGTGCCAGACCTCCTCTGCTACTTCTTCACCTTCTTCTTCCGTTAACGGTAAAG CGAAAACAGAACTGAAGGATTTTGTTCACATTAGTGATTTTGATAAAGCCACTATTATGAAGATCTTGGACAGGGCTGCAGAGGTTAAGGCACTGTTAAAATCTGGAGACAGGTCATTCCTCCCATTTAAAGGAAAGACAATGGCAATGATCTTTGCAAAGCCTTCTATGAGAACACGGGTTTCATTTGAGACTGGATTTTTCTTGCTTGGAGGCCATGCTATATATTTAGGACCTGATGATATCCAGATGGGAAAACGCGAAGAAACTTGTGACGTTGCTCGTGTTTTGTCTCGCTATAATGATATGATCATGGCACGTGTTTTTTCCCATCAG GATATTCTTGATCTGGCAAAGTATGCAACTGTACCTGTTGTTAATGGCCTGACTGACTACAACCATCCTTGCCAAATAATGGCTGATGCCCTCACAATAATTGAACACATTGGTCAGTTGGAGGGAACGAAG GTGGTATATGTTGGGGATGGCAACAACATTGTCCATTCATGGTTGTTACTGGCATCTGTTATTCCTTTCCACTTCATTTGTGTGTGCCCTAAAGGTTTTGAACCAGATGCAGAAACTGTTAAGAAGGCTCAGGAGGCAGGAATTAGCAAGATTGAGATTACAAACGATCCAAAGGAAGCTGTTAGAGGAGCTGATGTTGTATACTCAGATGTGTGGGCGAGTATGGGGCAAAAAGAAGAGGCTGCACACCGCCGTAAAGCATTTCAAGGATTTCAG GTTGATGAAGATCTTATGAAATTAGCCGGCCCAAAAGCTTACTTTATGCATTGTTTACCAGCAGAGAGGGGTGTAGAGGTAACAGACGGTGTCATTGAAGCTCCAAACTCTATTGTCTTCCCACAAGCTGAGAACCGCATGCATGCACAGAACGCTATAATGCTTCATGTGCTTGGTCTGTGA